The following proteins come from a genomic window of Enterococcus gilvus ATCC BAA-350:
- a CDS encoding glycoside hydrolase family 13 protein, protein MNEAGIYHRPESEFAFLYTKERMRIRLQTARNEIKSVGLIGGDFYLFAEEQWYHQQRPMERNYTTDTHDFWEIEVMAPHHRLAYAFCITDYAGKQVFYTDQGLFSYDEDHLTQDNLYFRMPYFQEIDRFKVPDWVHQTVWYQIFPERFYNGDASNDPENALAWGSEKPTRENFFGGDLQGIIDKLDYLEELGINGLYLCPIFTSPSNHKYDTVDYYEIDPHFGDKRIFRELVEKAHERGMRVMLDAVFNHLGASAHQWQDVILHGEESDYANWFHIETFPPRYTAVENSENAKNLTYDTFNFNPHMPKLNTANPEVQRYLLDIATYWIREFDIDGWRLDVANEVDHHFWKKFHETVLKQKEDVYILGEIWHSSQPWLQGDEFHAVMNYAFTDSIKGFFVERSLSISQMIFGMNRQQLLYRDQTNEVSFNLLDSHDTPRILTLCNGNKGMMKAVLTFMFIQKGTPCLYYGTEVGMEGAMDPDCRRCMIWEEQDHELHTFFKQLIALRKQFSEVFSYGTMTWHYDDDRRAVSLTRTYKEKTVVATFNEGDMLETKKHGRHLFGANYHEEDGYQLRTHGFIIEEV, encoded by the coding sequence ATGAACGAAGCAGGAATATATCATCGTCCCGAAAGTGAATTTGCGTTTCTTTACACGAAAGAACGGATGAGGATTCGCTTGCAGACAGCTCGTAATGAGATAAAGAGCGTCGGATTGATCGGTGGGGACTTTTATCTCTTTGCCGAAGAGCAATGGTACCATCAGCAGCGGCCAATGGAGAGAAATTATACGACGGATACCCATGATTTTTGGGAGATTGAAGTTATGGCTCCCCATCATCGTTTGGCCTACGCTTTTTGTATTACGGATTATGCGGGAAAACAGGTTTTTTATACAGATCAAGGACTATTCAGCTACGACGAGGATCACCTGACACAGGATAATTTGTATTTTCGGATGCCTTATTTTCAAGAGATTGATCGTTTTAAGGTTCCAGACTGGGTCCATCAAACAGTCTGGTATCAAATTTTTCCAGAACGTTTTTACAACGGAGATGCTTCGAACGATCCTGAAAATGCTCTTGCTTGGGGAAGTGAAAAGCCGACACGGGAAAACTTTTTTGGCGGTGATCTGCAAGGAATCATCGACAAGCTGGATTATTTGGAGGAGCTGGGGATAAATGGCCTGTATCTCTGTCCGATCTTCACTTCGCCGTCGAATCATAAATATGACACGGTCGATTATTATGAGATTGATCCTCATTTTGGTGATAAGCGAATTTTTCGTGAGTTGGTGGAAAAAGCTCATGAGCGCGGCATGCGTGTAATGCTGGACGCGGTCTTTAATCATCTTGGCGCGAGCGCTCACCAATGGCAGGACGTCATCTTGCATGGGGAAGAATCCGATTACGCGAATTGGTTTCATATTGAGACTTTCCCACCACGGTATACGGCGGTCGAGAATTCAGAAAATGCGAAAAATCTAACTTACGATACGTTTAATTTCAATCCGCACATGCCGAAGCTGAATACGGCGAATCCAGAAGTGCAGCGCTATTTGCTTGATATAGCGACGTATTGGATTCGCGAATTTGACATCGATGGCTGGCGGTTAGATGTTGCCAATGAAGTCGACCATCATTTTTGGAAAAAATTTCATGAAACGGTGTTGAAGCAAAAGGAAGACGTGTATATTTTAGGAGAAATTTGGCATTCGTCACAGCCCTGGCTGCAAGGAGATGAATTCCACGCGGTCATGAACTATGCTTTTACCGACAGTATCAAAGGTTTCTTTGTGGAACGATCATTGTCGATCTCGCAAATGATTTTTGGGATGAATCGCCAGCAATTGCTTTATCGGGATCAAACCAATGAAGTCAGCTTCAATCTTTTAGATTCTCATGACACTCCGCGAATCCTAACGTTATGCAACGGAAACAAGGGCATGATGAAAGCAGTCTTAACGTTTATGTTCATCCAAAAAGGCACCCCTTGTCTGTATTACGGAACCGAAGTGGGGATGGAAGGAGCGATGGACCCGGATTGCCGGCGGTGTATGATCTGGGAAGAGCAAGACCATGAGCTGCACACCTTCTTTAAGCAATTAATCGCTTTGCGAAAGCAATTTTCTGAAGTATTTAGTTACGGAACAATGACGTGGCACTACGATGATGATAGACGAGCGGTTTCTCTGACGCGAACGTATAAGGAAAAAACGGTGGTCGCGACTTTTAATGAAGGCGACATGCTGGAAACGAAAAAGCACGGCCGTCATTTATTTGGCGCCAATTACCATGAAGAAGACGGGTATCAGTTACGGACCCATGGGTTTATCATCGAAGAGGTGTAA
- a CDS encoding DUF1304 domain-containing protein, whose translation MTVIILLVSGIIGLLHLVIMGLEMFASSEKQAKTFDMPYEFVTQKNAQIALKNMGIYNGSLGLAILASLLMFEGDVRLKVLLLLNLFVVIVGIYGGKTVTKSIYVIQAAPGILAVLLILLHLM comes from the coding sequence ATGACAGTTATCATCTTGCTAGTATCAGGAATCATCGGTCTCCTTCATTTGGTGATCATGGGATTAGAGATGTTTGCTTCATCAGAAAAACAGGCAAAAACATTTGATATGCCCTATGAATTTGTTACTCAAAAGAATGCGCAGATCGCCTTGAAAAATATGGGGATTTATAACGGCAGCTTAGGTCTGGCGATCTTAGCAAGTCTTCTCATGTTTGAAGGGGATGTACGGCTAAAAGTCTTGCTGCTGTTGAATCTTTTTGTGGTGATCGTAGGGATCTACGGCGGGAAAACCGTCACAAAATCCATTTATGTGATTCAGGCAGCACCCGGGATTCTTGCGGTTCTGTTGATCCTCCTGCATCTGATGTAA
- a CDS encoding DUF1456 family protein: MNNNDLLLRLRYALDIKDTEIVKAFQLGGMTISREEEKSMLTKINNQDENESDGFDKNVYEKMINNKTLDTFLNGFILLKRGEPKNAAAQPPAPKSSELNHMNNVLIKKVKIALALTSDDLLDILAEAGVYPSKGELGAILRKEGHRNFKPCGDNYTRNFLKGLGLCYRE, from the coding sequence ATGAATAATAATGATTTGTTGTTACGATTAAGATATGCGCTGGACATTAAGGATACAGAGATTGTAAAGGCATTCCAGCTTGGCGGCATGACGATCTCCAGAGAAGAAGAAAAGTCGATGCTGACAAAAATAAACAACCAGGATGAAAACGAGAGCGACGGCTTCGACAAAAATGTCTATGAAAAAATGATCAACAATAAGACACTAGACACTTTTTTGAACGGGTTTATTCTTTTGAAGCGTGGCGAGCCGAAAAATGCAGCCGCACAACCACCGGCACCGAAAAGCTCGGAACTCAACCACATGAACAATGTGCTGATCAAAAAGGTAAAAATCGCGCTGGCCCTAACTAGCGATGATTTGCTGGATATTTTAGCAGAGGCAGGGGTGTATCCTTCGAAGGGAGAACTTGGAGCGATTTTGCGAAAAGAAGGGCATCGTAACTTCAAGCCTTGCGGCGATAACTATACACGGAACTTTCTAAAGGGATTGGGTCTGTGTTATCGAGAGTAG